One Octopus sinensis linkage group LG11, ASM634580v1, whole genome shotgun sequence genomic window carries:
- the LOC115216973 gene encoding exportin-1 translates to MPPIIMNNLAEEAAKLLDFNQKLDINLLDNIVACMYTGEGPQQRMAQEVLTTLKEHPDAWTRVDTILEYSSNQQTKYYALQILENVIKTRWKVLPRPQCEGIKKYIVGLIIKTSSEQQLLEKEKVYLGKLNMILVQILKYEWPRNWPSFISDIVGASKTNESLCQNNMTILKLLSEEVFDFSSGQMTQAKAKHLKDSMCSEFSQIFQLCQFVMDNSQNAPLVGSNLETLLRFLNWIPLGYIFETKLITTLICKFLNVPMFRNVTLKCLTEIAAVQVSQYDDQVTQLFTITMEQLKQMLPLDTVIKDAYRKGTDDEQNFIQNLSLFLCTFLKEHVLLIERKNEYHNLLIQAHHYLIRISEVDEVEVFKVCLEYWNSLAADLYRESPFSAGSTPLMFGRSHGEIPIRRQFYMSVLSRVRAVMISRMAKPEEVLVVENEQGEVVREFMKDTDSINLYKNMRETLVYLTHLDYVDTENIMTDKLHNQVNGSEWSWKNLNTLCWAIGSISGAMYEDDEKRFLVTVIKDLLGLCEQKRGKDNKAIIASNIMYVVGQYPRFLRAHWKFLKTVVNKLFEFMHETHDGVQDMACDTFIKIAQKCRRHFVQVQVGEVMPFIEEILATINTIICDLQPQQVHTFYEAVGLMISAQIDQVPQDHLIERYMLLPNQVWDGIINQATQNVEVLKDPDAVKQLSNILKTNVRACKALGHPYVLQLGRIYLDMLNVYKVMSENISSAIATNGESVTKQPLIRSMRTVKKETLKLISGWVSRSADPQMVAGNFIPPLLDAVLLDYQRNVPAAREPEVLSTMATIVNTLASHITEEIPQIFDAVFECTLDMINKDFEEFPEHRTNFFLLLQAVNFHCFQALLDIPPAQFKLVLDSIIWAFKHTMRNVADIGLDILYTLLQNVAQHENAAQSFYQTYFTDILQHIFSVVTDSSHTAGLTMHATILAYMFSLLEANKVTVSLGPNIQNTQNITYIQQFLLNLLKAAFPHLNEPQIKVFIDGLFSFNQDIPAFKEHLRDFLVQIREFAGEDNSDLFLEEREASIRQAQEEKRKIQMAVPGIIGPHEIPEEMQD, encoded by the exons gtaTTAAAAAGTACATTGTTGGTTTAATTATCAAGACCTCATCTGAGCAGCAACTtttggagaaagaaaaagtgtaTTTGGGAAAATTAAACATGATTTTAGTTCAG attttaaaatatgaatggcCAAGGAACTGGCCATCTTTCATTAGTGATATTGTTGGTGCCAGCAAGACAAATgagtccttgtgccaaaataatatgactattttgaaattattgag tgaagaGGTATTTGACTTTTCCAGTGGTCAAATGACCCAAGCAAAGGCTAAACATCTCAAGGACAGTATGTGTAGTGAATTTTCACAGATCTTTCAACTCTGTCAGTTTGTGATG gATAATTCACAAAATGCTCCCTTAGTTGGCTCCAATCTTGAAACACTGCTGAGGTTTCTAAACTGGATTCCCTTAGGATACATCTTTGAAACTAAACTCATTACTACATTAATCTGTAAA ttcTTGAATGTACCAATGTTCCGAAATGTAACTCTGAAGTGTCTtacagaaatag CTGCTGTACAAGTTTCCCAATATGATGATCAAGTTACACAGCTATTTACAATAACCATGGAACAGTTAAAACAG ATGTTACCCTTAGACACAGTTATCAAAGATGCTTATAGGAAAGGGACTGATGATGaacaaaatttcattcaaaatctTAGTTTATTTTTGTGCACCTTCCTAAAGGAACATGTTCTACTCATAGAACGTAAGAATGAGTATCACAATCTTTTGATACAA GCTCATCATTACTTGATTCGAATTTCTGAAGTGGATGAAGTGGAAGTATTCAAAGTATGCCTGGAATATTGGAATTCTTTGGCAGCTGATTTGTATCGCGAAAGTCCATTTTCAGCAGGTTCAACACCGTTGATGTTTGGTCGATCTCATGGTGAAATACCCATTAGGAGACAGTTCTATATGTCAGTGCTCTCCCGA GTACGAGCTGTCATGATTTCTCGAATGGCAAAACCAGAAGAAGTGCTTGTTGTAGAAAATGAACAGGGTGAAGTTGTTCGTGAGTTTATGAAAGACACCGACTCCATCAATCTATACAAGAATATGAGGGAGACACTAG tttaccTCACTCATTTAGATTATGTGGATACAGAGAATATAATGACTGACAAGCTTCACAATCAAGTAAATGGCTCAGAGTGGTCATGGAAAAATTTAAATACG CTTTGTTGGGCTATTGGTTCAATTAGTGGTGCTATGTATGAGGATGATGAGAAACGGTTTTTGGTTACTGTAATCAAG GATCTCTTGGGATTGTGTGAACAAAAGCGAGGCAAAGACAATAAAGCCATTATTGCATCGAATATCATGTATGTTGTTGGACAGTACCCACGATTCCTTCGAGCACACTGGAAATTTTTAAAAACAGTGGTTAATAAGCTGTTTGAATTCATGCAtg AAACACACGATGGTGTACAGGATATGGCTTGTGATACATTTATTAAGATAGCTCAAAAATGTCGCCGCCATTTTGTTCAAGTTCAAGTTGGAGAAGTTATGCCATTTATTGAGGAAATCTTAGCCACTATCAATACTATAATTTGTGACCTTCAGCCTCAGCAG GTTCATACATTTTATGAAGCTGTTGGATTAATGATTAGTGCACAAATAGACCAAGTTCCCCAGGATCATTTGATAGAACGGTATATGTTGTTACCCAATCAAGTATGGGATGGTATAATCAACCAGGCAACACAG AATGTAGAAGTTCTAAAGGATCCTGATGCTGTGAAACAACTtagtaatattttaaaaacaaatgttcGAGCATGTAAGGCTTTAGGGCATCCATATGTGTTACAG ctTGGACGAATTTATTTGGACATGCTTAATGTTTACAAAGTGATGAGTGAAAATATTAGCAGTGCAATTGCTACAAATGGAGAGAGTGTTACAAAACAGCCTCTCATCAGAAGTATGCGAACAGTAAAGAAAGAGACCCTCAAACTAATTTCTGGTTGGGTCAGTCGATCTGCAGATCCACAAATG GTTGCTGGTAACTTTATTCCCCCATTGCTGGATGCTGTACTATTAGACTACCAGAGAAATGTACCTGCTGCTCGAGAACCAGAAGTTCTTAGTACCATGGCCACTATAGTTAACACTTTAGcg AGCCATATAACAGAAGAAATTCCTCAAATATTTGATGCTGTATTTGAATGTACTCTAGATATGATTAACAAG GATTTTGAGGAATTCCCAGAGCACAGAACCAACTTTTTCTTATTATTACAAGCAGTCAATTTCCACTGTTTCCAAG CTCTATTGGATATTCCTCCAGCTCAATTCAAATTGGTGTTGGATTCAATTATCTGGGCTTTCAAGCATACAATGAGGAATGTGGCCGATATTGGGCTTGATATACTTTATACGTTGTTGCAAAATGTAGCACAACATGAAAATGCAGCGCAAAGTTTCTACCAAACTTATTTTACAGATATCTTACAACATATATTTTCAGTTGTTACAGATAGTTCACATACTGCTG gttTGACAATGCATGCAACTATTCTTGCTTACATGTTTAGCTTGCTTGAAGCAAATAAAGTCACAGTTTCTTTGGGGCctaatatacaaaatacacaaaatattacatacattcaACAATTTTTGCTGAATCTTTTAAAGGCAGCTTTCCCTCACTTAAATGA gcCCCAAATCAAAGTTTTCATTGATGGCTTGTTCAGTTTCAATCAGGATATCCCAGCTTTTAAAGAACATTTAAGGGATTTCTTGGTGCAGATACGT gaATTTGCTGGTGAAGACAACAGTGATTTATTTTTGGAAGAACGAGAAGCTTCTATCCGACAAGCTCAAGAGGAAAAACGGAAAATTCAGATGGCAGTTCCTGGTATTATTGGTCCACATGAAATTCCTGAAGAAATGCAAGACTAA